Below is a genomic region from Hevea brasiliensis isolate MT/VB/25A 57/8 chromosome 3, ASM3005281v1, whole genome shotgun sequence.
cgattttgggttaagtccttggaaatgtgtaatgcttctaagtcatgttgtactactctcctccaagtcaatttaggtctacccctacttttctttctatcctctaatctaatgtgctcaacttgtctaactggagcctctgtatgtctacgctttatGTAACCAAACCacatcaatctcccttctctcaacttatcctcaactgacaccactcctaccttttctctaatactctcattacggactttatctagtctagtatggtcactcatccaccttaacattctcatctccgcaactcttatcttagacacatacgactccttcagtgcccaacactcactacaaaatatacaaaatataataataattattttaatttgtggACCTGATCTTGTTGATGGAGCATTGGATTTGGCTATTCAATGGGAAGAATATTCTACTCAATAGTCATTTATTACTATTCGACTATATGGTCTTTCTACGAATCCAATATGAAagcttttaaattttaatatcctcataaagagaaagtatgtattttttatgatTGTGCTCCCATCCAAATGGTAAAACAGAACACCGAACAATTCTatgattaaaaaagaaaaaaagatcaTCGTAATGAAAGAAGCAACAATTCTTGCAAATAAGGAAATATCAAATTCTTATAAAAGAGAAAACATCAAATTCTCCCAAAGGATGTGACAAAACTTAGATCTATCAATAAGAATAGATTAAAGATAAAAACACATCTATTCCAAAATTATGtaaatttgaatattattaaaaaaaaagaaaaaggaaaataataacCATCGGTGAAAATACTCATTGGTAACCCCTAAAAAGCTCATTAAGAGGGAAAAAAAATGAGAGAATCTAAAGAAAGAAGTAGCTAGGGTTTAAGTTTGCATTAACTCTCCCCTTTTCAAAATCATCATTAAAATAGTATGGATAAAATTATGCTGGTTTCTTGAAGGTTTTATTTGGGGAGAGGATAATGGAGGAAAGTGGGTGATAGGATCCCACAACCccattttgttttcattttctctcttttgccACTTTCATCCCTCTTTCAAACACAGAataaatttggttgtattttttgTTATAAATTGTTGTATATATACTCATGTGgttaatgattttttttattcgATCAATTTATATTTCACTTAAGCATTTCATGATAATCTCTCTCTGCATTTTCTaagaatttataatataattaaaggcAGATGCGATAGGCATAGAACGTAAGCATACACATAGGGCACACTGATGAATCGAGTTGTCATTAGTTTGGTGCAATAACGTacttccattaattttcctgcataCAATCTTTTAATTTGTTTCAGTCAAAAGAAAAGTCTGCtgtatcatttttttttatagaaataaaaaaaatattttagtaaaaaaaatataaataaacaattaacacattatatttgtatataaataaaattaaccacttatataaaaaataattaaatcatttaaattgGTCAATACGAGAACTGCACGCTTTATTCTTTGATTCTATAACCTTTTTATGAGCCTTATCATATAACTTCTAAATTTAAATCtcatattgaattaaaaatttacaCATCGTAGAGTATTCtttatcaaaaaaataaaatatttcaataaaaaatatataaaaactcCATTAAATAAGAAAACACACCATAAAAACTCAATAAAAATTTGCCAACAATAATATACCTCAGATTTATTCAATTCAAAATCTATCATATGGTCATCTAAGAAGATATGCCCAAGATATATTCTAAGCAACCAAAGATCAGAGaattattgaataaaaaaaagaaaaaattgctACCAGTGAAAACACTCATCGATGATCACTCAAAGGGAAAATgaaatatgtgtgtgtgtgtgtgtgtgtgtgtgtgtgtgtggcaaTAATAGAACTGGGATTATTAAAACTAGCCGTGTAACTTGCAAGACCTCCTATTTAAATGGAACAGCTGCCAAAATAGACCCATTTTTTATTTGGTTCCAAGTAATCGGGCAATTGGGTCACAGTTCAAAATTGTCATTGTTCAAATCCTACTCCTTTCACATTTGAAGTCGGATTTCGGCCATATGGATTGAATAATTGACATTGTTATAATGGGAACGGATTGGGTCCATCGCCTCTGAACTGAAACCTCCATTTCTAGAGggcaatatatcatataataattattaattaggtTAGACTTTAGAAATTCCAAATTGGATCATTAGAAAATTTCCAAATTTGATTATTAATTCAACTTTAGCCTTTAAGAGCCCTATAAATAGAGGCCAATTATAAGGTAACACCATAAGCATTCATTACAAAAGCTAATATTAATAAACACATATAGAGATATCAATGGCTGAAGCAAAAGGAGTGGCAGAAGCAGAAAGAGTCGCCAAGCACATTATTTTGGCAAAGTTCAAAGAAGAAGTTTCAGCTGAAGAGATTCAACAACTCATAAAGGGATATGCCAATCTCGTCAATCTTATTCCACCCATGAAGTCTTTCCGTTGGTAATAATTGAGATAGACATACATACATAGATTACGCTTGTACCTTAATTTTCTAAATCATTTAAATTGATCTATATGTGTGGTGATGACATCCACAGGGGCACAGATGCAGGCGTTGAGAACCTGACAGAAGGTTACACTCATGTGTTTGAATCTACCTTTGAGACTACACAAGGAATTGCAGAGTATGTAGCTCATCCTGCTCACATTGAATATTCCAATCTGCTCGCTCCTGCTCTGGAGAAAGTCCTTGCAATGGATTACCAGTCCAATATCGTTCAACTCTAAAATTGCACTTCTTTTTTCTTTCTAAAGGAAGTTTGCTAAGAATGAATCCATTAGATTCATTTCActctccttcttttttttttttatatatggagTATGCATTTGCAAAGAATAAAGGCTCCTGTAAAGGCTATATACCTTGGAATAATTTGGTGGTGTTGAAGCTCCCCATTTGTATTtaattcatttcttttttttttttttttatctttgtgTTGGTCAGTTAATAAAGTATGTGATTATTGGAAATATGttctctcttcctgtccttttgTACCCTAACATGGAATTCCCACTTACGAATTTGGCAGAAATCAATCGAATATATGTTATGGGTGTAAGATTTTGTCCAGTAATTAATATTACATATGGGCCAAAATCAATTCTTTTAATGTGGcccaatattaattgatatttattttaattaatacaaatcctaattgtataaggattactttaattaaaataaatcataattctaaTTGTATAAGGATACTTGATGGACGTATCAGATTAAgtcttggatatatatatatatatatatatatatatatatgagctgGTCCTCTCTCTACACATAAGGTCACGcacattctctttcataaagtcAGAGATAATAAGGTCATCTCAAGAAAGTCTTCCATCACTAAATTCTTGTGTGTGAATCAAGAAGGGTCAAGAGGGAGAAATCAGTTTATTGAATCAAATGGTACCTCTCAATTATTACCATGGCTCAGTTAAACTCCGCATCAGGTACGCTTTCTAgatctgtgagaatttatttgttcaagatccattattagggtgatagttgaatcttacgtttatgattcacattatgtttatgattgttatgatttattaagatttattttacatgtggtatcagagccctaAGTTCTGAATAATTAAATTTCTCCATTAAATTTATGGTGATGAACATATGAACATAATATTAAAGATCTTACTTATTATTAGATATGAGTAGGATTAAAGTGTAGATCGTGAAAGTTTTATGATTAATGTTAaggattaaaataattaaaataatattattaaaatttgacccAATTAAATTTTGGGCATGAAGATTATTAACACGACGAAAAATCGTGTTATAAAAGGATTTAAGTTTAAGATCATATTTtctcaaaagaaataaattaaaagaaaaaaaaattatgttttctACCCAATCTAATTAAGATTTATAACTAAacctaataaatgaataaatattaggtttattaaaGTACATAATTTATATACATGCCTTATGATATTTGTTTTAATTTGTTAGTCACCAGAGTggccaaattaaaataaaataaaaataatagtttatTATTCACCAAAGTGGCCGAACTATGAATGATGTTTATATgcatataaaaattatcaatcATCCGTACTAATAGATGCCTATGATGAAAAGTGGATTAATTGATACTTACTAGTCATCAGAACTTAAGGATTTTACCCAAaggtaaatcaattattctataatagtgagaattatgaggacaataatattttatcaaatatatattggatgtccaaagacaacatgtatatttgatataagttaattattatcCAATCAAGTTTAAAGGCATTTAATTCAGGATAGTATATTATAGTACCCAAAGGAGAACTATAGTATACTCTAATTGCTAAAGTTATCTGAATCTATTTTGAGCATATAAATATCATATTGCAGGTTTTTCTCTTCATTCGCAAGCTTAATCTcttattgttttaatgaattgaacTTCTTTGAATGGTGTGAGCAAGTCAAGTTCCAATTAGTGTATTGGACCTTAACTTGGCTAATTCGCTGCTATTATGGATATAAGTAGTGAGGAAGAGAAGTTATACCATAAGCAATGAGAATCATTAAGCAAATTAAGCCTTATGTTTTTTTGTGAATAACTATTGCTAACAACATTAGGACTACAATTCCACCTGGTGAAAATATAAAAGAATACCTTAAACTCATGAAAGATATGTTCTATTCTGAAGTTAAGTCACTCATTGGTACTCTAATGGCATAACTCACGACCATGAAGTATGATGGGTCGAAAAGTATGCAAGAACACATTATTGGAATGAGTGATATTGTAGCAAAATTAGAAACTTTAAGAATGACAGTTGATGATTCCTTATTGGTGTAGTTCATCTTGAACTCATTACCTCCTGAATATGAgttatttcaaattaattacaaCACTATTAAGGATAAGTGAAATGGTAATGAATTGACCAGTAAGCTAGTATAGGAGGAAATAAGACTGAAAAATCAAGGAACTCATTCTGTCAACATTATGGGTCAAGAAACTAATAAAGGATTTAAAGTTAAAGCCTACAagtttaagaagaaaaagaatggatcTTCAAATGTTACTTAagctaaggaaaggaaaaaaatggTAGTATGATATTATCAGAAAGATTGCTTGAAAGATAAAGCTTGATTGGAAAAGAAAGGTAATATTTATGCTTATGTATatttcaaatcaaacttattTGAAGTTCCTAAAAATAATTGATGGCTTgattttgatgttactatttatGTCTCCAATGTGATGAAAGAATTCCTTATGGTCCGAACAGAAAACCCAACTAAGACTTCCTATTTATGGGGAACCATATGAAGGCTCTAATTGAAGTTATAGAGACTTACCGTTTGGCCTAAGATAATGGCTATCAACTAGACCCATTAAAAAACTTCTATGTGCTTTCAATTTCTAGGAATGTCATTTTTGTTTTAAAACTTGATGAATTTGGGTTCAATGTTAAGTTTGGGCATGGATGTTttagtttatttaataataatgataatttcattattatttttgaaattcttACTGATGATCTATACATACTGAAACTTGATGATAATTTTGTTGAATCCTTACTTGTCACTTATAGCAATATTGGAATTAATCACAGTAGACTGAACGAGAATTCTGTTTTCTTGTGGCATAAGCGTTTGGGTCACATATCTAAAGAAAGATTAGAAAGGTCAATAAAGAATGGGATTCTACCGAGTTTAGATATTATTGATCTTGATGTGTGTAGATTGCATTAAGAGAAAACAAATCAAACACAATAAGAAAGAAGCCACAAGAAGCAGTAAGCTTCTTGAAATTACACACACTGATATATGTAGGCCTTTTGATATTCCATCTTTAGGtgaagaaaaatattttattcattgatgatttttcatgttatgaacatatttatttgctcaatgaaaaatctcaatcaataaatgcacttgaagtgtacataaatgaggttgagaggcaattagatagaaaagtgaaaatagtaagGTCAGATAGAGGTAGTGAATACTATGGCAAACACACTGAAATGGGATAATGTCATGGTCTATTTGTAAAGTTCTTAGAAAGTTATGGCATATGTGCACAATATACTATGCTAAGTACTCCTTAAATAAAATGAGGTGGTGGAAAGGCAAAATCGGACTTTAATGAATATGGTTAGGAGTTTGATGAGTAAATCTTCTTTACCTATATCTTTGTGgatatatacacttaaaactgCTATATACTTGTTAAATAGGATTCCTAGTAAGGCAGTCTCAAAAACACCTTATGAATTATGGACTGGAAGGAAACCTAGTTTAAGGCACCTGCATGTTTGGGGTTGTCGAGCGGAAGCAAGAATTTATAATCCACATAAAAAGAAATTAGATTCTCGAACGATAAGTGGATACTTTATTGGTTATCCAGAGAAATCTAAAGGATATAGGTTTTATGTTCCAAACCATAGTCCAAGAATTGTGGAAATTGGTAACACAAGATTCCTTGAGAATGGTCAGTTAGTGGGAGTGTTGAGAGATAGGATCTGgatatacaagaaaataaagttgaTTTTCATGTGCCTATTAAAGTTCCAATATCCACTCCTGCTCCACATGTTGTTCCAGCAGTTGTTGAAGGACCTAACAATGCTACACAACATAATGATGAAACACCTAAAAAAGCTAACCCACAAAGAGCTAATGAAGGTCAAGCACAAGAAATGCCATTAAGAAGATCTCAAAGAGAAAGGAGATCGGCAATTGCTAATGATTACGTGGTTTACTTGCAAAAGTTAGATTTTGACATAGGAATTAATAAAGATCCAATTTCCTTTTCACAAGCTATAGAAAGTAATGAGTCTGATAAGTGGTTAGATGCCATGAAAGATGAGTTAAAATCTATGGAACAAAACAAAGTATGAGATCTTGTCGAATTGCCTAAAGGATCTAAACGAGTTGGGTGTAAATGGGTCTTTAAGACCAAGCGCGACTCGAATGGCAAAATCAAATGATATAAAGCAAGACTTGTTGCCAAGGGTTATACTCAGAAGGATGGTAttgactataaaaaaaaaaaaaaaaaaaaaaaaaaaaaaaaacattttcacCAGTCTCAAAGAAAGACTCATTGAGAATTATCATGGTATTGGTGGCTCATTATGACTTAGAGTTATAGCAAATAGATGTAAAAATAACCTTTCTAAATGAAGAACTTGAAGAGGAAGTTTATATGAACCAACCTAAAGATTTCTCAGTTGAAGGAAAAGGCCATATAGTGTGTAAACTTAAGAAATCAATATACATACTTAAGTAAGCTTCCCACCAGTGGTATATTAAGTTCAATGATACCATAAAGTCTTTTGATTTAAAGAAAAAGTCATTAATCGATGTATATATATCTTAAGATCAGTAGGAGtatgtttattttcttaattctatatgttgatgatatcttGTTTGCTGCAAATAATTTGTGCATATTACGTGAGACTAAAGATTTTCTCTCAatgaattttgaaatgaaagatatGAGAGAGGCATCCTTTGTGATTAGAATAGAAATATTCCGTAATAGATCACAATGACTGTTGGGATTGTCTCAGAAAGCCTATATCGATAGAATTCTAGAGagatttaatatgcataaatGTTCAGCAGGAATTGTTCCCATACAAAAAGGGGACAAATTTAGTCTCAATCAATGTCCAAAGAATGATGTGGAACCTAAAGAAATGGAATCAATTCCTTATGCTTCAATTGTGGACAATTTGATGTATGCTTAAACCTGTACAATTCTTTATACTGGAATTGATAACTAAGAAAGCTGCAAAGAAAGTTTTATGGTACCTACAATAAACTAAAGATTTCATACTCACTTACAGGATATCTAATCATTTAGAAGTGATTGGATATTTAGATTCAGATTTAGCTGGATGTGTTGACAATAAAAGTTTATTTTGGCTACTTGTTCTTATCAGTTGAAGGAACAGTATTATGAAAAAATGCCGAAAAAATAGTCTGTCATTATTTCATCAATTATGAGAGCAAAATTTATGGCATGTTTTCAAGTTATAATTCATGCATTATAGATGCGGAACTTTATCTCAGGACTTGGGGTAGTCGACACCATTAGCAAGCCGCTGAGAATTTATTGTGATAATTCCGCAGCAGTATTTTCTCCAAGAACGACAAATATTCGAAGGGTGCCAAACATATAAAATTAAAGTATTTTGCCGTTAAGGAGGAAGTTCAAAAACGAAGAGTGTCTATTGAGCACATTAATATTGATCTCATGATTGCAGATCCATTGACTAAAGGCTTGCAACCTAAGACATTTAAAGAACATGTGCTTAGAATGGGTCTTGGTTGTATTAATTAATGATGTATTGGCTTTGACACTCTGAACTCATTGATGTGTTTCTGATATACATTAAAGTATTTCCTATTTCTCATAATTGTGTACACATAATATTTTGAGTGAATGATAATAGGAAAAGTCTTTTGAAACATTATTGTGGACTATGATGTGATAAACATATATCCATTACGTACCTAATATGGTAAGTTGCTAGTATTGTGGTATATGGAAGGAAGTATGTGATTAAACAATGTACAACCGCCATAACCCATACTTAGTAATTTGTTATAGGAAGGTAATTATGAAGTATATTATGGAAAGgatttgtttattttatatgtgcctaatgtttatgttATTAAAGTTTATATCACTTAATTATTGTGCCAAATGGGAGAATGTAAGATTTTGTCCAGTAATTAATATTACATATAGGTCAAAATCAATTCTTTTAATATGGcccaatattaattgatatttattttaattaatacaaatcctaattgtataaggattactctaattaaaataaattataattctaattgTATAAGGATACTTGATGGACGTATCAGATTAAgtcttagatatatatatatatatatatatatatatatatatatatatatatgagctaGTCCTCTCTCTACCCATAAGGTCACGCACATTCTCCTTCATAACGTCAGAGATAATAGGGTCATCTCAAGAAAGTCTTCCATCGCTAAATTCTTGTGTGTGAATCAAGAAGGGTCAAAAGGGAAAAATCAGTTTATTGAATCAAAGGGTCCCTCTCAATTATTACCGTGGCTCAGTTAAACTCCACATCAGGTACACTTTCTAgatctgtgagaatttatttgttcaaGATCCATTATTAAGGTGATGGTTGAATCTTACGTTTATGATTCACATTATGTTTATGATTGTTATGAtttattaagatttattttacAATGGGTGGGTGTGTGTTTATAAAAGTTAGCGCACCTTAGTAATTGCTCCAAAATGTAATATTATGATTTTAAGgatttatttgatattattattaaaaaataattttttaaatattttaattaaaattattttaaaattaaatttaatatattctaatcataaaaattttaaaataatcaaataaatttttcaataatattaaaatatattttttaatatttcaatcataatttaagTTTAAAGATAATTTTAGAAAACAGGcaaaaattattgaaatagaAAATCTTTGACACAGCTTAATTGGCAATGAGTCTCAAAAAATGTATAGGacacattaaaaaaatatagtatactttatatttattaaaatatgaagtgTGAAGTGATTCTATATATGCATGTAAAAGAAAGAATGCAAATTCTTTTtaaagatttaaaattttaatttttaaatttcaatcaaagtgaattttaatatatatattaaactaaAGCAAAGAGAAAGTGACCatctttttatttaatattttatttatttttttagaaatttttatttttattttttttattttgattagacCAATATATCTACATATCTATATTAAAACTAAAGAAAAGAGAAGGTGACCATCTTTTTATTTAGTATTCTTAtttaagttttttagaattttttttaaatttttttctccaTTTTGATTGGACTAATTAATTATTGATATAATATCACTTAAAATATACAAATGAATAAAATTTTCTTATCTTATGGATTCAGACCCGCAAAAAAAATTCATGGATAG
It encodes:
- the LOC110641496 gene encoding stress-response A/B barrel domain-containing protein HS1-like, translating into MAEAKGVAEAERVAKHIILAKFKEEVSAEEIQQLIKGYANLVNLIPPMKSFRWGTDAGVENLTEGYTHVFESTFETTQGIAEYVAHPAHIEYSNLLAPALEKVLAMDYQSNIVQL